One Streptomyces coeruleorubidus DNA segment encodes these proteins:
- a CDS encoding glycosyltransferase: MAGRLSGSSHGVTRPGASPRVLHVTQPVDGGVAGVVTELVRTQRAAGFDVTVACPDGGLRQELRELGADVRHWPATRAPGPSLAGEVLRLARVVEQVRPDVLHAHSAKAGLAARLAVRGWTPTVFQPHAWSFEAVGGVTAAVASAWERWAARWTDRVVCVSKAERARGQRAGVRAHWRVIPNGIDPVRFHPAAVAAVRPALEPLAELDPAALLVVCVGRLCRQKGQDVLLEAWPSVLRRVPGARLALVGDGPQERPLRHRAPEGVLFTGAVADVVPWYQAADLVVLPSRWEGMALAPLEAMACERPVLVTDVAGARESLPPGHTTHCLVPAGRPGSLADAVTRTLLDPLLRESLGAEGRRHVLAAHDVRRSAEAVADLYRELLGVRRTVAHRAEPTECRESIRP; the protein is encoded by the coding sequence ATGGCCGGCCGGCTTTCCGGATCGTCACACGGCGTCACGCGGCCGGGGGCCTCACCGCGCGTCCTGCACGTCACCCAGCCGGTGGACGGCGGCGTCGCCGGCGTGGTCACGGAACTGGTGCGCACCCAGCGTGCGGCCGGTTTCGACGTCACGGTCGCGTGCCCCGACGGCGGCCTGCGACAGGAGCTGCGGGAACTGGGCGCGGACGTACGGCACTGGCCCGCCACCCGGGCGCCGGGGCCGTCGCTTGCCGGTGAGGTGCTCCGGCTCGCTCGCGTCGTCGAACAGGTGCGGCCCGATGTGCTGCACGCGCACAGCGCCAAGGCCGGACTCGCGGCCCGGCTGGCGGTGCGGGGGTGGACCCCGACGGTGTTCCAGCCGCACGCCTGGTCGTTCGAGGCGGTCGGCGGGGTCACCGCGGCGGTCGCCTCGGCGTGGGAACGGTGGGCGGCGCGCTGGACCGACCGCGTGGTGTGCGTCAGCAAGGCCGAGCGCGCGCGAGGCCAACGCGCTGGAGTGCGCGCCCACTGGCGGGTGATCCCCAACGGCATCGATCCGGTGCGTTTCCACCCCGCCGCCGTCGCCGCCGTACGCCCGGCCCTCGAACCGCTCGCCGAGCTTGATCCGGCCGCCTTGCTGGTGGTCTGCGTGGGGCGGCTGTGCCGGCAGAAAGGACAGGACGTGCTGCTCGAGGCATGGCCCTCGGTGCTGCGACGGGTGCCCGGAGCCCGGCTGGCGCTCGTCGGGGACGGGCCGCAGGAACGGCCGCTACGGCACCGCGCACCCGAGGGCGTGCTGTTCACCGGGGCCGTCGCCGATGTCGTCCCCTGGTACCAGGCCGCCGACCTGGTGGTGCTGCCGTCCCGTTGGGAAGGCATGGCACTCGCCCCTCTGGAGGCGATGGCGTGCGAGCGTCCCGTGCTGGTCACGGACGTGGCCGGAGCACGCGAGAGTCTGCCGCCCGGTCACACGACGCACTGTCTGGTGCCCGCGGGCCGGCCGGGTTCGCTGGCCGACGCTGTCACCAGGACGCTGCTCGACCCGCTGCTGCGCGAGTCGCTCGGAGCCGAGGGGCGCCGCCACGTACTGGCCGCGCACGACGTGCGGCGCTCGGCCGAGGCGGTCGCGGACCTCTACCGCGAACTGCTCGGCGTCCGGCGCACGGTGGCCCACCGCGCGGAACCCACCGAGTGCAGGGAGTCGATCCGCCCGTGA
- the murJ gene encoding murein biosynthesis integral membrane protein MurJ has protein sequence MTVTPPRAGDATVPLARAGVEGPETGGAGPVSQGFLARAALVTVALSLAGALLGLGRDQVLAHLFGAGSETDAFLVAWTVPEFAATLLIEDGLAFALVPAFSAVLARRARDGTGDPVRALVRRTLPRLALAFSVASALVVWGAPYLVQLLAPGLPDPGLAVDCTRLTGTCVLTFGLAGYCSAALRAHRRFVAPAAIYVAYNAAIITAMFVLGARWGVRAAAVGVAVGGALMVAIQLPSLLRRLHRTPTVPETAAAAGEASRHTMNLTLIVTVLLFALCRQSQVLVERFLASSLPAGAISHLNYAQKVAQMPMVLALMLCTVTFPVVSRALAQGDTERARDRVERDLRAVSCFVLLGTAAVVACAPQLVHVLFQRGAFTAQDAAATAAVMRVYALGLLGHALVGALVRSYFAAGRPTWYPVAAMTAGIVATSGIGAVAVGSWGVLGITAANAAGIALTALILLYGMETHGVPIRVRPLLAAMGRPLRAAVVACGVGGFCASLVDSPALGFAAGGTAVTVVFFLLARMPGEQRLASAVRTVTRRLPHARFR, from the coding sequence ATGACCGTCACCCCGCCACGGGCCGGGGACGCCACCGTCCCCCTGGCGCGCGCCGGCGTCGAGGGCCCGGAGACCGGGGGCGCCGGGCCCGTCTCGCAGGGTTTCCTCGCCAGGGCCGCCCTCGTCACCGTCGCTCTCTCCCTGGCCGGTGCTCTGCTGGGCCTCGGCCGGGACCAGGTGCTGGCCCACCTCTTCGGAGCGGGGAGCGAGACGGACGCCTTCCTGGTCGCCTGGACCGTGCCGGAGTTCGCGGCGACGCTGCTGATCGAGGACGGTCTGGCCTTCGCGCTCGTGCCGGCGTTCAGCGCTGTCCTGGCCCGCCGCGCCAGGGACGGCACGGGCGACCCGGTGCGCGCCCTGGTCCGCCGCACGCTGCCCCGCCTGGCGCTGGCGTTCTCCGTGGCGTCGGCGCTGGTCGTCTGGGGAGCGCCGTACCTGGTCCAGCTGCTGGCGCCGGGGCTCCCGGACCCCGGGCTCGCTGTGGACTGCACCCGGCTGACCGGCACCTGCGTCCTGACCTTCGGCCTGGCCGGCTACTGCAGCGCGGCCCTGCGCGCGCACCGCCGGTTCGTCGCGCCCGCGGCCATCTACGTGGCCTACAACGCGGCCATCATCACGGCGATGTTCGTCCTCGGCGCGCGCTGGGGCGTACGGGCGGCGGCGGTCGGCGTCGCGGTGGGCGGCGCACTCATGGTCGCCATCCAACTGCCTTCGCTGCTACGGCGATTGCACCGCACTCCAACGGTCCCGGAGACAGCCGCGGCAGCCGGAGAGGCATCCCGGCACACCATGAACCTCACCCTGATCGTCACCGTCCTGCTCTTCGCCCTGTGCCGCCAGTCCCAGGTCCTCGTCGAGCGTTTCCTGGCCTCCTCGCTCCCCGCCGGCGCCATCTCGCATCTGAACTACGCCCAGAAGGTGGCCCAGATGCCGATGGTGCTCGCCCTGATGCTGTGCACGGTCACCTTCCCGGTCGTGTCGCGGGCGCTGGCCCAGGGCGACACGGAGCGGGCCCGCGACCGCGTCGAGCGCGACCTGAGGGCGGTGTCGTGTTTCGTGCTGCTCGGCACCGCGGCCGTCGTCGCCTGTGCCCCGCAGCTCGTCCACGTCCTGTTCCAGCGCGGCGCGTTCACCGCGCAGGACGCCGCGGCCACCGCCGCCGTCATGCGCGTGTACGCGCTCGGGCTGCTCGGCCACGCCCTGGTGGGCGCTCTCGTCCGGTCGTATTTCGCGGCGGGGCGGCCCACCTGGTACCCGGTGGCCGCGATGACCGCCGGGATCGTCGCCACCTCGGGGATCGGCGCGGTGGCGGTCGGCTCGTGGGGCGTCCTGGGGATCACCGCGGCCAACGCGGCCGGCATCGCCCTCACCGCCCTGATCCTGCTGTACGGCATGGAGACGCACGGCGTGCCGATCCGCGTCCGGCCGCTGCTGGCCGCGATGGGCAGGCCGCTGCGCGCGGCGGTGGTCGCCTGTGGCGTGGGCGGGTTCTGCGCGAGCCTCGTCGACTCCCCCGCCCTCGGGTTCGCCGCCGGCGGCACGGCCGTGACCGTCGTCTTCTTCCTGCTCGCCCGGATGCCGGGCGAGCAGCGCCTCGCATCCGCAGTCCGCACCGTCACCCGGAGGCTTCCGCATGCTCGTTTCCGCTGA
- a CDS encoding polysaccharide deacetylase family protein, giving the protein MLVSADRAPSAAPGPDRPRRRPGPPAWVAMYHSVGDCSDDPYRVTVSPGRLDRQLGWLRRRGLRGVGVHELLAARARGQGQDLVGLTFDDGYADFLTHALPLLRRHACGATLFVLPGRLGGENAWDPDGPRKPLLSADGIRHAAAEGVEIGSHGLTHVDLTRADDAQLRAEVRDSRAALGEMTGAHIHGFCYPYGRLDRRAVDAVRDAGYSYACATGPGDLSGLLAIPRVHIGERDTAWRLRLKHLLRRHPVEGV; this is encoded by the coding sequence ATGCTCGTTTCCGCTGACCGCGCCCCTTCCGCCGCCCCCGGTCCCGACAGGCCCCGGCGCAGACCGGGCCCGCCCGCCTGGGTGGCGATGTACCACTCCGTCGGCGACTGCTCCGACGACCCGTACCGCGTCACCGTCTCACCCGGCCGCCTGGACCGGCAGCTCGGCTGGCTCCGCCGCCGGGGCCTGCGCGGCGTCGGGGTACACGAGCTGCTCGCCGCGCGCGCCCGGGGACAGGGACAGGACCTGGTGGGGCTGACCTTCGACGACGGGTACGCCGACTTCCTCACGCACGCCCTGCCGCTGCTGCGCCGCCACGCCTGCGGCGCCACCCTGTTCGTGCTGCCGGGCAGGCTGGGCGGCGAGAACGCCTGGGACCCGGACGGTCCGCGCAAGCCCCTGCTGTCGGCGGATGGCATCCGGCACGCCGCCGCCGAGGGCGTCGAGATCGGCTCCCACGGCCTCACGCACGTGGACCTGACCCGGGCCGACGACGCCCAGCTGCGCGCCGAGGTGAGGGACAGCAGAGCAGCGCTCGGCGAGATGACCGGTGCTCACATCCACGGCTTCTGCTACCCGTACGGACGACTGGACCGCCGCGCCGTCGACGCCGTACGGGACGCGGGCTACAGCTACGCCTGCGCCACCGGCCCCGGTGACCTGTCCGGCCTTCTCGCCATCCCCCGCGTGCACATCGGCGAACGGGACACGGCCTGGCGGCTGCGCCTCAAGCACCTGCTGCGCCGCCACCCCGTCGAGGGAGTGTGA
- a CDS encoding tyrosinase family oxidase copper chaperone, translating to MTATPEAAARPAAKSPAVHPTRATVRRRALWGLFASALAVACAPVLVASRSTPRASGSAGKAPGPTGGEERFDETYRGRRIVGVRYDAGRPGQDGPSAWHVTVDGRPLHLMRRADGSWMSMVDHYQSFATPLAAARAAVDELGPGARLGTPGERSGRTQDSRTADGNKGTEGEHRRGVHA from the coding sequence ATGACGGCCACACCCGAGGCTGCCGCGCGCCCGGCGGCGAAGTCGCCCGCCGTCCACCCCACCAGGGCCACGGTGCGACGCCGGGCGCTGTGGGGGCTGTTCGCATCGGCGTTGGCAGTGGCTTGCGCCCCGGTCCTGGTGGCCTCGCGGTCGACCCCGCGGGCATCGGGATCGGCGGGGAAGGCACCGGGACCGACCGGAGGCGAGGAACGGTTCGACGAAACGTATCGCGGGCGCCGCATCGTCGGTGTCAGGTACGACGCCGGGCGGCCCGGTCAGGACGGCCCGAGCGCGTGGCACGTCACCGTGGACGGGCGGCCGTTGCATCTGATGCGCCGGGCGGACGGCAGCTGGATGAGCATGGTCGACCACTACCAGTCGTTCGCGACCCCGCTCGCCGCCGCGCGCGCTGCCGTCGACGAACTCGGCCCCGGCGCACGGCTGGGCACGCCGGGTGAGCGGAGCGGTCGCACGCAGGACAGCCGTACGGCGGACGGGAACAAGGGCACCGAGGGGGAGCATCGCCGTGGTGTACACGCGTAA
- a CDS encoding O-antigen ligase family protein, whose protein sequence is MSHACALPAARGLTPVLPVVAMIALLALPVAPGGEGGATPADAASGAVVLCCAVRLLYHRRRPLSPTAAVVLGLPVVGIAVAAAGAEVPGTAVAGFSRYLQIFVLVPAAVLLLVRDRRDVRLLAWSVVALAVWQGAVGVHQYATGTGASYMGREIRAVGTFGPGDIMGMATVVAFGLVCAVGLALGSAPVRRGHLPAPAEPSAWGQVCALVCALLLVVPLAVSFSRGAWIATALACTAQLLLAGLRRAVRVGAVVAAVAVLLVGGFGVGSELLNERLSSIGQVADAPDQSVSDRYALWAAAAGMWRERPLTGIGLKGFPEHRDGHASLALSSGSDTEGAGAAYRKQPLLSPHSMYLLVLGEQGLIGLLTLAGSWLALLVLGLRRLVRARRAGEPGLDCALVAWGLLVWHLVSFAYADIGGPSTVLTAVCLGLSAWWALAGPDPAVPEEAAAR, encoded by the coding sequence GTGAGCCACGCATGCGCACTGCCCGCCGCGCGCGGGCTGACACCCGTCCTGCCGGTGGTCGCGATGATCGCCCTGCTGGCGCTGCCCGTCGCGCCGGGCGGGGAGGGCGGTGCGACCCCCGCCGACGCCGCCTCCGGTGCCGTCGTACTGTGCTGCGCCGTACGCCTGCTGTACCACCGGCGACGCCCCCTGTCGCCCACCGCCGCCGTGGTCCTGGGCCTGCCCGTGGTGGGGATCGCGGTCGCGGCGGCGGGAGCCGAGGTGCCGGGCACGGCGGTCGCGGGCTTCTCGCGTTATCTGCAGATCTTCGTCCTCGTCCCGGCCGCCGTCCTGCTGCTCGTCCGCGACCGGCGCGACGTCCGGCTGCTGGCCTGGTCGGTGGTGGCGCTCGCGGTGTGGCAGGGAGCCGTCGGGGTGCACCAGTACGCGACCGGGACCGGCGCCTCGTACATGGGCCGGGAGATCCGCGCCGTCGGCACCTTCGGCCCCGGCGACATCATGGGGATGGCGACCGTGGTCGCCTTCGGGCTGGTGTGCGCGGTGGGGCTGGCACTGGGCTCCGCACCGGTACGCAGGGGGCACCTCCCTGCTCCAGCGGAGCCGAGCGCTTGGGGGCAGGTGTGTGCGCTGGTGTGCGCGCTGCTGCTGGTGGTGCCGCTGGCGGTGTCCTTCAGCCGGGGCGCGTGGATCGCTACGGCCCTCGCCTGTACGGCGCAACTGCTGCTGGCGGGGCTGCGACGTGCGGTCAGGGTGGGCGCGGTCGTGGCCGCCGTCGCCGTGCTCCTCGTCGGCGGGTTCGGTGTCGGCTCGGAGCTGCTCAACGAGAGGCTCAGCAGCATCGGGCAGGTCGCCGACGCTCCCGACCAGTCGGTCTCCGACCGGTACGCCCTGTGGGCGGCAGCCGCCGGCATGTGGCGTGAGCGGCCGCTGACGGGCATCGGCCTCAAGGGCTTCCCCGAGCACCGCGACGGGCACGCCTCGTTGGCGCTGTCGTCGGGCAGCGACACGGAGGGCGCGGGCGCGGCGTACCGGAAGCAGCCGCTGCTGTCACCGCACAGCATGTACCTGCTGGTGCTGGGCGAGCAGGGGCTGATCGGGCTGCTGACGCTGGCGGGGAGCTGGCTGGCGCTGCTGGTGCTGGGGCTGCGCAGGCTGGTGCGGGCCCGGCGAGCGGGGGAGCCCGGGCTCGACTGCGCGCTCGTCGCCTGGGGCCTGCTGGTCTGGCACCTGGTCAGCTTCGCGTACGCCGACATCGGCGGCCCCTCGACCGTGCTCACCGCCGTCTGCCTCGGCCTGTCGGCGTGGTGGGCGCTGGCAGGTCCCGACCCGGCCGTCCCCGAGGAGGCCGCGGCACGATGA
- a CDS encoding exopolysaccharide biosynthesis polyprenyl glycosylphosphotransferase gives MTAERTVPPPGGMPPERGFPPVSVIHPRGAAGGLRLPAGRRTARRRTTVLPLLAADAAAALTAAPALPHPLVTAPLLLAVLCLNARAALYRPAAVPAVLDELPAVCARIAVSWCALAAVVAALSPAHALSVRTLLTGCVLQSAASWTGRGAVHWHRRRTLARHPAAALVVGPAATAPRVAAAFLRHPGCGLRPVGVLSDGGAGGEGLPVLSTDEEAQRAVIQNNVRAVLIVGPAGEHAALLGKLAEAGCVLWQVDADLPAPEGAGGTAYDEAGRTPCRRSQRERIAGFSCRRLDAGRRTDSPAKRVLDVLVSGILLLLAGPLLLVCAVVLRVSDGPRVVFRQERVGRDGRPFTLLKFRTHRPADPHEAATRWSVAGERNMSRFCRFLRRTSLDELPQLWNVFRGDMTLVGPRPERPYFVAVFSQTYPGYAARHRMRTGLTGLAQIHGLRGDTSIEDRARFDNAYIDDWSLWQDVCILLRTAATLARPTGS, from the coding sequence GTGACCGCCGAACGTACCGTCCCTCCCCCTGGTGGCATGCCACCGGAGCGGGGATTCCCGCCCGTCTCGGTCATCCACCCGCGCGGCGCCGCCGGCGGCTTGCGGCTCCCCGCCGGGCGGCGGACCGCCAGGCGGCGCACTACCGTGCTGCCCCTGCTCGCCGCGGACGCTGCCGCCGCGCTCACCGCCGCCCCCGCACTCCCGCATCCCCTGGTGACCGCGCCCCTGCTGCTCGCCGTCCTCTGTCTGAACGCCCGGGCGGCTTTGTACCGCCCCGCCGCCGTGCCCGCCGTCCTCGACGAACTCCCCGCCGTCTGCGCACGGATCGCGGTGAGCTGGTGCGCGCTCGCGGCCGTGGTCGCGGCGCTCTCCCCCGCACATGCCCTGTCCGTCCGTACGCTGCTGACCGGCTGCGTCCTGCAGTCGGCGGCGAGTTGGACGGGCCGCGGCGCGGTGCACTGGCACCGCCGCCGGACGCTGGCCCGCCACCCCGCCGCGGCCCTCGTCGTCGGCCCGGCCGCCACCGCCCCGCGCGTGGCCGCCGCCTTCCTGCGCCACCCCGGGTGCGGCCTCAGGCCGGTCGGCGTCCTGTCCGACGGCGGGGCCGGCGGCGAGGGGCTGCCGGTGCTCAGCACGGACGAGGAGGCGCAGCGGGCCGTCATCCAGAACAACGTGCGGGCCGTGCTCATCGTCGGCCCCGCAGGCGAACACGCCGCGCTGCTGGGGAAGTTGGCCGAGGCGGGCTGCGTGCTCTGGCAGGTCGACGCGGACCTGCCGGCACCCGAGGGGGCCGGGGGCACGGCGTACGACGAGGCCGGACGCACGCCCTGCCGCCGGTCCCAGCGCGAGCGGATCGCGGGCTTCTCCTGCCGTCGCCTGGATGCCGGGCGACGCACCGACAGCCCCGCCAAGCGGGTCCTCGACGTCCTTGTCTCCGGAATCCTGCTCCTCCTCGCCGGCCCGCTGCTGCTGGTCTGCGCGGTCGTGCTGCGGGTCAGCGACGGGCCCCGGGTCGTCTTCCGCCAGGAGCGCGTCGGCAGGGACGGCCGCCCCTTCACGCTGCTGAAGTTCCGCACCCATCGCCCGGCCGACCCGCACGAGGCGGCGACCCGCTGGAGCGTGGCGGGCGAGCGGAACATGAGCCGCTTCTGCCGCTTTCTGCGCCGCACCTCGCTCGACGAGCTGCCCCAGCTGTGGAACGTCTTCCGGGGCGACATGACCCTGGTGGGGCCGCGCCCCGAACGGCCGTACTTCGTCGCCGTGTTCAGCCAGACCTACCCCGGCTACGCCGCCCGCCACCGCATGCGGACCGGCCTCACCGGGCTCGCCCAGATCCACGGTCTGCGCGGCGACACCTCCATCGAGGACCGCGCCCGGTTCGACAACGCGTACATCGACGACTGGTCGCTGTGGCAGGACGTCTGCATCCTGCTGCGCACCGCCGCCACGCTGGCCCGCCCGACGGGGAGCTGA
- a CDS encoding tyrosinase family protein, translating to MVYTRKDVSTLTRSERRRLVNALLELKRRGEYDEFVRTHIEYYTPDGEGGLRAAHMAPSFLPWHRRFLLDLENALRRVDESVTVPYWDWTRNRTPTALPWTEDLLGGTGRRSDRQVMSGPFAYRHGMWAIKVGITDTKYLTRELGRPRDPIALPRAGDLEEALKDPVYDTAPWNSLSTKGFRNKLEGWGPGRGPASWRTHNRVHRWVGGHMMGGASVNDPVFWFHHAFVDLLWSRWQRRHRGARYLPAKPLARRDAQHGRVVARHERMPPWDVTPDELEDQSRIYRYA from the coding sequence GTGGTGTACACGCGTAAGGACGTCAGCACGCTCACCCGGTCCGAACGGCGCCGGCTCGTCAACGCGCTGCTGGAGCTCAAACGGCGCGGTGAGTACGACGAGTTCGTGCGTACGCACATCGAGTACTACACGCCCGACGGTGAGGGCGGCCTGCGCGCCGCCCACATGGCGCCTTCCTTCCTGCCCTGGCACCGCAGGTTCCTGCTGGACCTGGAGAACGCGCTGCGCCGCGTGGACGAGTCGGTGACCGTTCCGTACTGGGACTGGACGCGCAACCGCACGCCGACGGCCCTACCGTGGACCGAAGACCTGCTCGGCGGCACCGGGCGGCGTTCCGACCGGCAGGTGATGTCCGGCCCCTTCGCCTACCGCCACGGTATGTGGGCGATCAAGGTGGGGATCACCGACACTAAATATCTCACGCGTGAGCTGGGCCGCCCCCGGGACCCGATCGCGCTGCCCAGGGCCGGGGATCTCGAAGAAGCCCTCAAGGATCCCGTCTACGACACGGCACCCTGGAACTCCCTATCGACCAAAGGGTTCCGCAACAAGCTGGAGGGGTGGGGGCCCGGGCGGGGCCCCGCTTCTTGGCGCACCCACAACCGGGTCCACCGTTGGGTCGGCGGCCACATGATGGGCGGTGCATCTGTCAACGACCCCGTCTTCTGGTTCCACCACGCCTTTGTGGACCTTCTCTGGTCCCGCTGGCAGCGGCGGCACCGGGGCGCCCGCTACCTCCCCGCGAAGCCGCTCGCCCGGCGGGACGCACAACACGGCCGAGTCGTCGCGCGGCACGAGAGGATGCCGCCGTGGGACGTCACACCGGACGAGCTGGAGGACCAGAGCCGGATCTACCGGTACGCGTAG
- a CDS encoding D-2-hydroxyacid dehydrogenase family protein produces MRLRCAVLDDFQKVAAEVADWSVVADDVEVVSFDRHIDGEDALAAALADFDIVVTLRERVPFPGSLIARLPRLKLLVASGMRNSVIDYAAAQAHGVTVCGTASSSTPPVELTWALLLGLARGIVEESGALRSGGPWQSTVGADLHGRRLGLLGLGKIGSRVARVGLAFGMEVHAWSRNLTRERADEVGVELAPSKEDLLANGDFVSVHLALSDRTRGLLGPAELALLKPTAYLVNTSRAAIVDQDALLAALHEGRIAGAGVDVFDIEPLPADHPMRTAPRLLATPHLGYVSRANYATYYGQAVENIRAFLAGSPIRLLAPR; encoded by the coding sequence GTGCGGCTGCGCTGTGCTGTGCTGGACGACTTTCAGAAGGTGGCGGCCGAGGTCGCCGACTGGTCGGTGGTCGCGGACGACGTGGAGGTCGTGTCCTTCGACCGGCACATCGACGGCGAGGACGCCCTGGCCGCGGCCCTGGCCGACTTCGACATCGTGGTCACCCTGCGCGAGCGCGTGCCGTTCCCCGGGTCGCTGATCGCCCGGCTGCCCCGGCTGAAACTGCTCGTCGCCTCCGGCATGCGCAACTCGGTCATCGACTACGCGGCCGCCCAGGCGCACGGCGTCACGGTGTGCGGCACGGCCAGTTCCTCCACCCCACCCGTCGAACTGACCTGGGCGCTGCTCCTCGGCCTCGCCCGCGGCATCGTCGAGGAGAGCGGCGCCCTGCGCTCCGGCGGCCCCTGGCAGAGCACGGTCGGCGCCGACCTGCACGGCCGGCGCCTCGGGCTGCTCGGCCTGGGGAAGATCGGCAGCCGCGTCGCCCGGGTCGGCCTCGCCTTCGGCATGGAGGTCCACGCCTGGAGCCGGAACCTCACCCGCGAGCGCGCCGACGAGGTCGGCGTGGAACTCGCTCCTTCCAAGGAAGACCTGCTCGCGAACGGCGACTTCGTCTCGGTCCACCTCGCGCTGAGCGACCGCACCCGCGGCCTGCTCGGCCCCGCCGAACTAGCCCTCCTGAAGCCGACCGCGTACCTGGTCAACACCTCGCGCGCGGCCATCGTCGACCAGGACGCCCTCCTCGCCGCCCTGCACGAGGGCCGGATCGCCGGCGCCGGCGTCGACGTCTTCGACATCGAGCCCCTGCCCGCCGACCACCCGATGCGCACGGCCCCGCGCCTGCTCGCCACCCCGCACCTCGGCTACGTCTCCCGGGCCAACTACGCGACGTACTACGGCCAGGCGGTCGAGAACATCCGGGCCTTTCTGGCCGGTTCGCCCATCCGGCTCCTGGCCCCCCGCTGA
- a CDS encoding beta-ketoacyl-ACP synthase 3: MGARITSPTGAESARILGIGAYRPQRVVSNEEASRHVDSSDEWIRSRTGIVTRHWAAPDESLADMAQAAAGKALATAGLAPETVDCVILATFTHLRQTPAAATEIAYRIGAVNAAAFDISAGCAGFVHGVALAADAIRSRGGYVVVVGAERMTDLLDLEDRSTAFIFGDGAGAMVLGPSSEPGVGPVVWGADGSESEAIAQTVSWNALRDRPGMKWPALRQEGQKVFRWAVYEMAKVGRRALDAAGVRAGDLDAFIPHQANARIIDALARSLDLPDHVVVAKDVVTTGNTSGASVPLAMDALMSAGAVRSGGLALLLGYGAGLSYASTVVTLP; the protein is encoded by the coding sequence ATGGGGGCACGGATAACGTCACCGACCGGCGCCGAGAGCGCGAGGATCCTGGGCATCGGCGCCTACCGGCCGCAACGCGTCGTCAGCAACGAGGAAGCGAGCCGCCACGTCGACTCCTCCGACGAGTGGATCCGCTCGCGCACCGGCATCGTCACCAGACACTGGGCCGCTCCGGACGAATCCCTCGCCGACATGGCTCAGGCAGCCGCCGGCAAAGCGCTCGCGACGGCGGGCCTGGCTCCCGAGACCGTCGACTGCGTCATCCTTGCGACCTTCACCCATCTGCGGCAGACGCCCGCGGCGGCGACGGAGATCGCATACCGGATCGGGGCCGTCAACGCGGCCGCGTTCGACATCTCCGCGGGATGCGCCGGCTTCGTCCACGGAGTCGCCCTCGCCGCCGACGCCATCCGCAGCCGCGGCGGGTACGTCGTGGTCGTGGGCGCGGAACGGATGACCGACCTGCTCGATCTCGAGGACCGGTCGACGGCGTTCATCTTCGGGGACGGCGCGGGCGCGATGGTTCTCGGCCCCTCCAGTGAGCCGGGCGTCGGCCCGGTGGTGTGGGGCGCGGACGGATCCGAGTCCGAAGCCATCGCGCAGACCGTCTCCTGGAACGCCCTGCGGGACCGGCCCGGCATGAAGTGGCCCGCTCTGCGCCAGGAGGGGCAGAAGGTCTTCCGCTGGGCGGTCTACGAAATGGCGAAGGTCGGGCGCAGGGCCCTGGACGCGGCGGGCGTCCGGGCCGGTGATCTGGATGCCTTCATCCCGCATCAGGCCAACGCTCGCATCATCGATGCGCTCGCCAGATCACTCGATCTGCCCGACCACGTGGTGGTCGCCAAGGATGTCGTCACGACGGGCAACACCTCGGGCGCGTCCGTGCCGCTGGCCATGGACGCACTCATGAGCGCGGGCGCGGTCCGCTCCGGTGGGCTCGCACTGCTGCTCGGCTACGGGGCCGGGCTCTCGTACGCGTCGACGGTTGTCACCCTGCCCTGA